Within the Chloroflexota bacterium genome, the region TTCTGCTGCGCCGAGCCCGCCCGGCAGCGCCGAGACAGCCCCGACCACCGTTGAGAAGGCGAAGATGAACGTCGCCTGCAGGAGCAGCGTCTCCGAGGGCGCGATGCCAAGCCCAATCAGCGTCAGATAGAAGGCCAGGCACTCACCCGCCCATGACACCATGCCCACAAGGATCGAAATGACGAGGTTGCGCCAGCGGAAGAGCGTGTACGAGCTTTCGTACAGTTCGTGGAGCTGGTGCATCATGCGCGAAACGGCCGGCAACCGCTCACCCGCCGCCAGCAGCCGCAGCGACAGCGTGCGCGACTGGGTAATCGCGATCACGCCGCCGATGCCGGCCAGCAGCACGACGATGACCGGCAGCGCCTGCTGGTAAAACGCGAGACCCGCCAGCGACAGCGCGATCATTGCCAGCCCGTCGGTCATGCGCTCGGCGAAGATGATCGGGGCGGAGCGCGCCACCGGCACGCCGTCGGTGACGCGCAGCATGTACGCCTTCAGGAACTCGCCGACCTTGGCCGGCGTCATGACCATGCTCATCGACGACAGGAAGATCGAGACGGAACGCTCGACCGGCAGGTGCGCGCCGATCAATCCGAGATACCAGTGCCACTTGACCAGCCGCAGCGCGTAGTTCAGTAGCGTCAGGCTGATGATGGCCGGCAGATAGCCCCACTGGAAGTTGCGCAGCGCGGCCAGCGTCTGCGGCAGGTCGGCGAAGAACGCCAGCGCCGCCAGCACAACGAGTCCGAAGACCAGCCCGGCAATCAGCTTGCCCTTGAGATCGTTCCAGGACATGGCCGAGCTAGCGCGCCAGGTCCGGGCACTCGGACTGGATCGCCGGCTTCATCTCGACCAGCGAATCCTGAAACGCGCTAACCACCTGCGCCACAAGCGCGTCGGTGTAGACGGTAGACACGTTGAGCACGCCGGAGCGCGAGGTCAGCACGCCGCGATTCAGCAGGCCGAGGTGCAGCATCTCGCGCAGGATGGGTCGCACGCTGGCCACGCCGGTGTAGTCGCGCACCGGCTGGGCCGTCAGGTGGAAGCCGACGAACGAGCCGTAGCCAGTCACCTGCCCGCGAATGCCCTGCTCCTCCAGTACCTCGACGAAGCCGCGCCGCACCGCATCGCCCATCGCGTTGGCGTGCGCGATCTTCTCGCGCGTCAGGTGCTCCATCGCGGCGAAGCCGGCCGCCATTGTGACCGGGTTGCCGTTGAACGTACCGGCGTGGTTGATCTTGGCATGCGCGGGATTGAACAGTTCCATGATCTCGGCGCGGCCGCCAAACGCGCCGACCGGAAACCCGCCGCCGATGATCTTGGCGAACGCCGTCAGATCCGGCTCGACGCCGTAGACCGCCTGCGCGCCGCCGTAGTCCAGCCGGAAGGTCATCACCTCGTCGAGGATCAGCAGCGCGCCGTGCGTCTCGGTCAGGCGCCGCACGGCGGGCAGATAGCCGCGCTCCGACGGCACGAAGCCGGCCGAGCCCATGACCGGCTCGACGATGACTGCCGCGATCTTGCCGCGGTTGGCTTCCAGCACGCGCTCCATCGCCGTCACATCGTTGAACGGCACGCTGACGGTCAGACCCATCAGCGCCTGCGGGATGCCGGCGCCGCCCGACACCGAGTCGTGCGTGCCGTGGTAGCCGCCGTCGACCTTCACGATCATCTCGCGGCCGGTGAAGGCGCGGGCGGCGCGCACCGCCATCATCGTGCCTTCGGTGCCGGAGTTCGTGAAGCGCACGCGTTCGACCGACTTGACGCGCTCGCAGATCAGCGCGGCCAACCGGACCTGCGCGGCATTCGGCGCGCCAAACGCGGTGCCGAGCGCCAGTTGTGACTGTGCCGCGTCGAGCACCGGCTTGAAGGCGTTGCCGTGAATCAGCGAGGTGTAGTTGTTCAGGCCGTCGATCAGCGTGTTGCCGTCGATGTCGGTCAGGATCGGCCCCTCGCCGCGCGCCATGTAGGTCGGGTGCGGGGTGAAGGTGGTCGAGGTGCGCGTGTCGCCGCCGGGCAGCGACTTCTGCGCCTCGGCGAACAGCGCGGCCGACTGCGGCGTGCGCTTGCGGTAGGTGGCTTCAAGTTGGCTGCGGGTCTCTTGCAGGCTGGGCATGGTATCCTCCGGATCATTCGGAACGGTCTGCGCAGAAGTATAGCGAGAGTCGGCGCGGGTGACAAGCGGGAGCAGGTGGAGGCAGCAATTCTCATTTTGGCTTTGGACGGGTACTTTCCAATGCCGGCTTGCTATGAACTGGCCCCCCTCTGGTGCTTGTCACGCAAGCTGGCTCGACAAGAAAGCGGCGTTGCCCTCCCCCCGACCCCCTCCCAACTTCGTTGGGAGGGGGCGAGATTCTAATGGGAGGTGCGCGGCGGCTGCGCCGCCGCGCACCTCCCCGTTAGCTTTTCCCCTGCTCCCCGCGCGCGCGGGGAGCAGGGGCCGGGGGATGAGGGGGCAACCTGGTGGACAGACTCCAAATTGAGAATTGCTGGGGTGGAGGTCTCGCGGCTCCGACGATCGATGCGGCGGTCGACGTATCGTGGATACGCGCAGAATCAAACGATAGCGCTGCTTGTTCTGCCGAGGCCCGCCGTGAGAGTACAGTCTCACCCATGTACGCTTGTCCCGGATTATTAGGGCAGTTTGTCACTATCACGCGATCCTGCTTCGGTATATAGTCTGGCAAGCGCAGCCCGCGATCCCACAGGCTATATTTCCGCGCCTGAACGACAACGGTCAAGGCACGTGACGGAGGCACCATGAACGTTTCTCGTCGCGCAGCTTCCCTGGCAGTTTTCATCCCGGCACTCGTCCTCTTTGCTCTTGTGTGGCT harbors:
- a CDS encoding flippase-like domain-containing protein; translated protein: MSWNDLKGKLIAGLVFGLVVLAALAFFADLPQTLAALRNFQWGYLPAIISLTLLNYALRLVKWHWYLGLIGAHLPVERSVSIFLSSMSMVMTPAKVGEFLKAYMLRVTDGVPVARSAPIIFAERMTDGLAMIALSLAGLAFYQQALPVIVVLLAGIGGVIAITQSRTLSLRLLAAGERLPAVSRMMHQLHELYESSYTLFRWRNLVISILVGMVSWAGECLAFYLTLIGLGIAPSETLLLQATFIFAFSTVVGAVSALPGGLGAAEASLGGLLVLLAGLSRELSVAATLLIRLCTLWFGVGIGLVALLFYRRRFFGAESAPGG
- a CDS encoding aspartate aminotransferase family protein; this translates as MPSLQETRSQLEATYRKRTPQSAALFAEAQKSLPGGDTRTSTTFTPHPTYMARGEGPILTDIDGNTLIDGLNNYTSLIHGNAFKPVLDAAQSQLALGTAFGAPNAAQVRLAALICERVKSVERVRFTNSGTEGTMMAVRAARAFTGREMIVKVDGGYHGTHDSVSGGAGIPQALMGLTVSVPFNDVTAMERVLEANRGKIAAVIVEPVMGSAGFVPSERGYLPAVRRLTETHGALLILDEVMTFRLDYGGAQAVYGVEPDLTAFAKIIGGGFPVGAFGGRAEIMELFNPAHAKINHAGTFNGNPVTMAAGFAAMEHLTREKIAHANAMGDAVRRGFVEVLEEQGIRGQVTGYGSFVGFHLTAQPVRDYTGVASVRPILREMLHLGLLNRGVLTSRSGVLNVSTVYTDALVAQVVSAFQDSLVEMKPAIQSECPDLAR